One genomic segment of Desulfovibrio sp. UCD-KL4C includes these proteins:
- a CDS encoding RHS repeat-associated core domain-containing protein translates to MSVLSNYVLQKKRWEDLSLSRRMYGENEPPEMQLENMYELVSRTNGTRIEEPIFDQSDFSHSDRMYPFMMKPETKSRWDRQKRTYEQRLKQFGKIKRLAHANFMSENPDHPLAQGLAKTSYGQKVYSELAKHMRQQCQQGSTPQSGTGQSIHDEMQRDSVDLHGAKNQLVKFTSPETNEVFAALAMERDETGRIVDKTFRSTESQHELTYEYDSEGRLDAAYYSGKAVEAYAYNHLGQRIQSHVSAGDLANYTYNQAGQLLQAGTTTYRYNADGDLIEKNESGQITRYNYLTTGQLCEVILPDGLNIEYRFDENGLRTEKLINDKLYQRYHWADLTTLAAVEDSSGTTRFQYNENGDPVAMQKNDDLYLLATDQLGSVFTVADLTGNSLQEILYDSFGRMIQNSNSDHDLYLGFAAGLHDKDTGLIHFGYREYDPTIGRFITPDPLGLAGGDVDVYGYCLDDPINFYDRTGLAGESEETEAELADTVLNEINSTKAPSVTASEEYKKGNVEGSGIPKSRKPAKEEKAPINKKIPAKTQNSSEVKEESGYKKNPKAVAAITAGAVALPFIVTAGILGGPPARRAIAAGAKWVFKNGKQVLQNSGKDVDKVKDKTLESAVKVENSVGVKNVEDAASGFVPGPPNMSIPAAATALINHGYEDLIDGIDTVVDGASSAIKKATKHGKKKKKSN, encoded by the coding sequence ATGTCAGTTTTATCAAACTACGTTTTGCAGAAGAAAAGATGGGAGGATTTGTCTCTATCACGAAGAATGTACGGCGAGAATGAGCCGCCTGAAATGCAGCTAGAGAACATGTATGAACTGGTTTCACGTACAAACGGGACAAGAATAGAAGAGCCAATTTTCGACCAGTCTGATTTTTCACATTCCGATAGAATGTACCCGTTCATGATGAAACCCGAAACCAAAAGCAGATGGGATCGGCAGAAAAGGACTTACGAACAGCGGCTCAAGCAATTCGGCAAAATAAAAAGGCTCGCACATGCCAATTTCATGTCCGAAAACCCTGACCACCCACTCGCTCAAGGTTTAGCAAAGACAAGCTACGGGCAGAAAGTATATTCTGAGCTTGCGAAGCACATGAGACAGCAATGTCAGCAAGGTTCAACACCGCAATCCGGTACAGGACAGTCAATTCACGACGAAATGCAGCGAGATTCTGTAGATCTGCATGGCGCTAAAAACCAGCTAGTAAAGTTTACGTCCCCAGAAACAAATGAAGTTTTTGCCGCACTGGCAATGGAACGAGACGAAACTGGCCGAATCGTAGACAAGACTTTCAGGAGCACGGAAAGCCAGCATGAATTAACCTATGAATATGATTCCGAAGGCAGGCTTGATGCGGCCTACTACTCCGGCAAAGCGGTCGAAGCATACGCTTACAATCATTTAGGCCAACGTATTCAATCTCATGTTTCGGCCGGAGATCTTGCCAACTACACATACAATCAGGCTGGACAGCTTCTTCAGGCAGGGACCACAACATATCGCTACAATGCGGACGGTGATTTAATCGAGAAGAATGAATCGGGACAGATTACCAGATATAATTACCTGACTACGGGGCAGCTCTGTGAAGTCATCTTGCCTGACGGATTGAACATAGAATACCGTTTTGATGAAAACGGATTGCGTACCGAAAAGCTTATAAACGACAAACTTTACCAACGTTATCATTGGGCTGATTTAACCACTTTGGCGGCGGTTGAGGATTCCTCCGGCACCACCCGTTTTCAATACAACGAAAATGGTGATCCTGTAGCCATGCAGAAAAATGATGACCTTTATCTGCTGGCAACCGATCAGCTCGGCAGTGTTTTTACTGTTGCCGATCTAACAGGAAATAGTTTACAGGAAATTCTATACGATTCTTTCGGTAGGATGATTCAGAACAGCAATTCTGATCATGATTTATATTTAGGCTTTGCCGCAGGCTTGCATGATAAAGATACAGGACTCATACATTTCGGCTATCGTGAATATGATCCCACCATTGGCAGATTCATTACTCCTGACCCGCTCGGTTTAGCTGGCGGGGATGTTGATGTTTATGGTTATTGTTTGGATGACCCGATTAATTTTTATGACCGGACTGGGTTGGCGGGTGAGAGTGAGGAGACGGAGGCCGAATTAGCGGATACTGTACTTAATGAAATTAATAGCACTAAAGCACCAAGCGTTACTGCTAGCGAAGAATATAAGAAAGGTAATGTTGAAGGGAGTGGGATTCCGAAAAGTAGGAAGCCCGCGAAAGAAGAAAAGGCACCCATCAACAAGAAGATTCCCGCAAAGACTCAAAACTCTTCTGAAGTTAAAGAGGAAAGCGGATACAAGAAAAACCCCAAAGCTGTTGCAGCTATTACCGCCGGTGCAGTTGCATTGCCGTTTATTGTAACTGCAGGAATACTGGGCGGACCACCGGCTAGACGAGCCATAGCCGCTGGTGCGAAATGGGTTTTTAAAAATGGCAAACAAGTTTTACAAAATAGCGGCAAGGATGTTGACAAAGTGAAAGATAAGACCCTTGAATCTGCTGTTAAAGTTGAAAATAGTGTCGGAGTTAAAAACGTGGAAGATGCTGCCTCTGGTTTCGTCCCCGGACCTCCTAACATGAGTATTCCTGCTGCAGCAACAGCATTGATTAATCATGGATACGAAGACTTAATTGATGGAATTGACACCGTTGTAGATGGCGCCTCCTCTGCAATAAAAAAGGCTACTAAACATGGAAAGAAAAAGAAAAAAAGTAATTAA
- a CDS encoding iron-containing alcohol dehydrogenase: MNTAFNYFIPTNIIFGAGRIKELATVTLPGKKALIVISSGTSMSRFGYLDKVVNALKEQKVESVIFNKILPNPIVDHVMEGAKMARDNGCDFIIGLGGGSSIDSAKSIAIMVNNPGTYWDYIGGGTGKGQPVTKKVLPLIAIPTTAGTGTEADPWTVITNLETKEKIGFGVPETFPVIAIVDPEMMLSVPAHLTAYQGMDAFFHAAEGYLANVHQPASDLFALSSVKLITENLPTAVKDGSNMEARTALAWASTQSGMVESTSSCISQHSMEHALSAFDPAVTHGAGLIMLSVSYFSFMAKKVPERFPALAEAMGVNVSKLPENERPMAFITALKQLIKDINCDGLNLNDYKLDKSQAGALADNAMTAMGFLFTLDPYKMSKDEVVGIYENAFGA; the protein is encoded by the coding sequence ATGAATACAGCATTTAACTATTTTATCCCTACTAATATTATCTTCGGAGCAGGACGCATAAAAGAACTGGCAACCGTAACTCTCCCCGGAAAAAAAGCCCTCATAGTCATCAGCTCCGGCACATCAATGAGTCGTTTCGGTTACCTTGATAAAGTTGTAAACGCACTTAAAGAGCAAAAAGTTGAATCAGTAATCTTCAATAAAATTCTCCCCAACCCTATTGTTGATCACGTTATGGAAGGTGCCAAAATGGCCCGCGACAACGGCTGTGACTTTATCATCGGCCTAGGCGGTGGTAGCTCAATTGATTCAGCTAAAAGTATTGCGATAATGGTTAACAATCCCGGCACATATTGGGATTACATCGGAGGCGGAACCGGAAAAGGCCAGCCAGTCACAAAAAAGGTACTACCGCTCATAGCCATTCCCACAACAGCCGGAACAGGCACAGAGGCTGACCCGTGGACCGTTATCACCAATCTGGAAACCAAAGAAAAAATCGGTTTCGGCGTTCCGGAAACTTTCCCAGTGATTGCCATTGTCGACCCTGAAATGATGCTTAGCGTACCCGCGCATCTCACAGCATATCAGGGCATGGATGCCTTTTTCCATGCAGCAGAAGGATATCTTGCCAATGTTCACCAGCCAGCAAGTGACCTGTTTGCGCTAAGCTCAGTTAAGCTGATCACAGAGAACCTGCCTACTGCGGTAAAAGACGGCTCAAACATGGAAGCCCGCACCGCCTTAGCATGGGCCAGCACACAGTCCGGCATGGTGGAATCAACCTCCAGCTGTATTTCGCAACATTCAATGGAACACGCACTTAGCGCATTTGATCCTGCCGTTACTCATGGAGCAGGGCTGATCATGCTAAGTGTCTCCTACTTCTCGTTCATGGCGAAAAAAGTTCCTGAAAGGTTCCCAGCTCTTGCCGAAGCAATGGGTGTTAATGTCAGCAAGCTTCCAGAAAACGAACGCCCGATGGCATTCATCACAGCTCTGAAACAACTCATCAAAGATATTAATTGCGACGGGCTGAATCTTAACGATTACAAACTGGATAAATCACAGGCCGGTGCATTGGCAGACAACGCCATGACCGCCATGGGATTTTTGTTCACGCTTGATCCTTATAAGATGAGTAAGGATGAGGTTGTGGGGATATATGAGAATGCTTTTGGGGCTTAG
- the queC gene encoding 7-cyano-7-deazaguanine synthase QueC, whose product MNESALVIFSGGQDSTTCLAWALDRFNEVMTIGFSYGQRHHVEMDCRKEILQSIGKLNSKWASKLKHDEVLNIGLFNEIGGTALTEDVEITMDKNGLPTTFVPGRNLIFLTAAAAYAYRQGIRHIILGVCETDFSGYPDCRDDTMKAMQIALNLGMESRFAIHTPLMWIDKADTWGLAHKLGGTPFVDFIREHTHTCYLGDRTNRQPWGYGCGKCPACELRAKGWEIFSEKGTSNVF is encoded by the coding sequence ATGAATGAATCCGCACTTGTTATTTTCTCCGGCGGACAAGACTCCACAACGTGCCTTGCATGGGCGCTTGACCGTTTTAATGAAGTGATGACGATCGGTTTCAGCTATGGACAACGGCACCATGTTGAAATGGATTGCCGGAAAGAAATTTTGCAATCAATTGGGAAATTAAATTCTAAATGGGCAAGTAAGCTTAAACATGATGAAGTCTTAAATATAGGTCTCTTTAACGAAATAGGCGGAACAGCACTTACAGAAGATGTAGAAATAACTATGGATAAGAATGGTCTGCCAACGACATTCGTCCCCGGCCGTAATCTTATTTTTTTAACCGCCGCCGCAGCATATGCTTACAGGCAAGGCATCCGACACATCATTCTAGGAGTGTGTGAAACGGACTTCTCCGGTTACCCTGATTGCCGCGATGATACGATGAAAGCCATGCAGATTGCGCTGAATTTAGGAATGGAGTCACGCTTTGCAATCCACACCCCGTTAATGTGGATTGATAAGGCAGATACGTGGGGATTAGCTCATAAACTAGGCGGAACTCCTTTTGTTGATTTCATTCGTGAACACACTCACACATGTTACCTTGGAGACAGAACAAACCGTCAACCTTGGGGATACGGATGCGGAAAATGTCCGGCATGTGAACTGCGGGCCAAAGGGTGGGAAATCTTTTCTGAAAAGGGCACGAGTAATGTCTTTTAA
- the uvrA gene encoding excinuclease ABC subunit UvrA: MQNKSIHIEGATHHNLKDLSLDIPRDQLVVVCGPSGSGKSTLSFDIVYAEGQRRYVESLSAYARQFLPQLDKPKVDKIEGLSPAISLEQQSTSRNPRSTVGTVTEVYDFLRVFYARLGKFHCPQCGEAIEAQTSDEILDRMMSLEDGTKFMLLAPLVDHQKGTHKDLFAKLKREGFVRVRVNGEIVPIDDAPELEKNRKHNIDLVVDRLVIKSDIKKRLGDSLELALRYGDESIIVSIIGGEDIYLSTMSTCPSCKISMPRLSPQLFSFNSPQGACQTCSGIGSVEYYEPDLLAPNKGLSLKGGAIIPWKSPQMFARYEDDFRALGKRHKFKIDTPLNEFSEKALKALFYGDEKLEWEGIINQLESGRDLGRIWRDELSRFRQNTPCPACKGARLRPESLAVLVEDKSIYDFCSMSIQRALDWLGSLEFKGHDSLIAEPLMKELVHRIGFMVNVGLEYLNLGRNMATLSGGEAQRIRLAGQLGSGLVGVTYVLDEPSIGLHPRDNERLIKTLRSLQGRGNTVLVVEHDDATIRNADHVIELGPGSGMLGGEIVYQGSVADLLGKSQSLTAKYLRGELAIDKPDERRVPTDWLKLRGVKTHNLKNLDVDIPLGILCCFTGVSGSGKSSLVVDSMYKHLALSRGVKVDQPGQISGIDGADKIEKVISIDQSPIGRTPRSNPATYTKIFDEIRNIFAATKESKKRGYKAGRFSFNVRGGRCEACRGDGQVRVEMHFLPDVYVTCDVCKGKRYNSQTLEVDYKGRNIADVLDMTVRQAKAFFENHPTLKRRLEVLEQVGLEYLQLGQPGTTLSGGEAQRIKISRELGKRSLPGTLYILDEPTTGLHMHEVGKLIKVLQQLVEKGATVIVIEHNTDVIRAADYVFDLGPGGGESGGQIVAQGTPEEIIANPNSVTGQFIL, translated from the coding sequence ATGCAAAACAAATCTATTCATATTGAAGGTGCAACGCATCATAATCTTAAAGATTTAAGTCTGGATATTCCACGTGATCAGCTAGTAGTTGTGTGTGGGCCTTCCGGTTCAGGTAAATCTACACTGTCTTTTGATATAGTTTATGCTGAGGGGCAGCGTAGATATGTCGAATCTCTTTCCGCATATGCACGTCAATTTCTGCCTCAGCTTGATAAACCTAAAGTTGATAAAATTGAGGGGCTTTCTCCGGCAATTTCTCTTGAGCAGCAGTCCACTTCACGCAACCCACGTTCAACGGTCGGAACCGTAACGGAAGTATATGATTTTTTGCGTGTATTTTATGCCCGTTTAGGCAAATTTCATTGCCCCCAGTGCGGTGAGGCTATTGAAGCTCAAACTTCAGATGAAATACTTGATAGAATGATGTCGCTTGAAGACGGTACAAAGTTCATGCTTCTTGCTCCGCTTGTTGACCATCAAAAAGGCACTCATAAAGATCTTTTTGCGAAACTTAAGCGTGAAGGCTTTGTGCGTGTAAGAGTTAACGGAGAGATAGTTCCAATTGATGATGCTCCTGAGCTTGAAAAAAACCGCAAGCATAATATTGACCTTGTAGTCGATCGTTTGGTCATAAAGAGCGATATCAAGAAAAGACTTGGTGATTCGCTGGAACTTGCCCTGCGTTACGGTGATGAATCCATCATAGTCTCGATTATCGGTGGTGAGGATATTTATCTTTCCACCATGTCTACATGTCCTTCCTGCAAGATTAGTATGCCACGCCTATCTCCACAACTGTTTTCGTTTAATAGTCCGCAGGGAGCTTGTCAGACCTGTTCAGGAATCGGGAGTGTAGAGTATTATGAACCTGATTTACTGGCTCCTAATAAAGGACTTTCCTTGAAGGGCGGCGCAATTATCCCTTGGAAGTCTCCGCAAATGTTTGCGAGGTATGAGGACGATTTTCGTGCTTTAGGTAAGAGACACAAATTTAAAATTGATACACCACTTAATGAATTTTCTGAAAAAGCCTTAAAAGCCTTATTTTACGGTGATGAAAAGCTTGAGTGGGAAGGTATTATCAATCAGCTTGAATCAGGACGTGATCTGGGGCGTATCTGGCGTGATGAACTATCCCGTTTCAGACAGAACACTCCTTGCCCTGCCTGTAAAGGAGCTCGTTTACGTCCGGAATCACTTGCCGTGCTGGTCGAGGACAAAAGTATTTACGATTTCTGTTCTATGTCCATACAGCGTGCATTGGACTGGCTTGGCTCATTGGAGTTTAAAGGACATGATTCACTCATCGCAGAACCTTTGATGAAAGAATTGGTTCACCGTATCGGTTTCATGGTCAATGTCGGTCTTGAATATTTAAATCTGGGCCGTAATATGGCGACCTTATCCGGTGGTGAAGCTCAGCGTATCCGTCTGGCAGGTCAGCTTGGTTCAGGTCTTGTCGGGGTTACATACGTGCTTGATGAACCTTCTATCGGGTTACATCCGCGTGATAATGAACGGCTTATTAAAACACTGCGCTCACTTCAGGGTAGGGGAAATACTGTTCTGGTTGTCGAACATGATGATGCGACTATTAGGAATGCCGATCATGTTATTGAGCTTGGACCCGGTTCAGGTATGCTTGGCGGGGAGATTGTTTATCAGGGCAGTGTTGCTGATCTGCTGGGTAAATCTCAGTCACTTACTGCAAAGTATTTGCGTGGTGAACTTGCCATTGATAAACCGGATGAAAGGCGTGTTCCTACCGATTGGCTAAAGCTTCGCGGGGTTAAAACACATAACCTTAAGAATCTTGATGTTGATATTCCGCTAGGAATATTATGCTGTTTCACCGGAGTTTCAGGCTCTGGTAAAAGCTCGCTTGTTGTGGATTCTATGTACAAGCACCTTGCTTTATCCCGCGGGGTAAAAGTTGACCAGCCCGGGCAGATCAGCGGTATTGATGGTGCAGATAAAATCGAGAAGGTCATCTCAATTGATCAGTCTCCGATCGGCAGAACTCCAAGGTCTAATCCTGCGACTTATACTAAAATATTTGACGAAATAAGGAATATTTTTGCCGCCACAAAGGAATCTAAAAAACGCGGTTATAAAGCCGGTAGATTTAGTTTCAACGTGCGTGGTGGTCGTTGTGAAGCTTGCAGAGGTGACGGACAGGTAAGAGTTGAAATGCACTTTCTGCCGGATGTCTATGTTACCTGTGATGTCTGCAAAGGCAAGCGTTACAACAGTCAGACTCTAGAAGTAGATTATAAGGGGCGTAATATCGCAGATGTGCTTGATATGACAGTCCGTCAGGCAAAAGCGTTCTTTGAAAATCATCCTACGCTGAAGCGAAGATTAGAAGTTTTAGAGCAGGTCGGGCTTGAATATTTACAGCTCGGTCAGCCTGGGACAACTCTTTCAGGTGGTGAAGCTCAACGTATTAAAATATCCCGTGAGCTTGGTAAAAGAAGTTTGCCCGGAACTCTTTATATTCTTGATGAGCCTACAACAGGGCTGCACATGCATGAAGTAGGTAAACTGATCAAGGTTCTACAGCAGCTTGTTGAAAAGGGGGCAACGGTTATTGTCATTGAGCATAATACTGATGTTATCCGCGCTGCGGACTATGTTTTTGATTTAGGACCCGGCGGTGGCGAGTCTGGTGGTCAAATTGTAGCCCAAGGTACACCGGAAGAAATAATTGCTAACCCGAATTCCGTGACTGGGCAGTTTATACTGTAA
- a CDS encoding Hpt domain-containing protein gives MSNAFIIRVDEDLEEIMPRYLEIRHKELVELEEAVKVEDFSRIRMLAHKLKGTGAAYGFEELTRLGKLIEDKANAKIMEEVPESTAQIREYLENVEIEYVPMD, from the coding sequence ATGAGTAACGCATTTATTATAAGAGTTGATGAAGATCTTGAAGAAATAATGCCTCGTTATCTTGAGATCCGCCATAAAGAATTAGTTGAACTAGAAGAAGCTGTAAAAGTAGAAGATTTCAGTCGAATTAGAATGCTGGCGCATAAACTAAAAGGCACAGGGGCTGCTTATGGCTTTGAGGAGCTGACAAGACTCGGCAAATTGATTGAAGATAAGGCCAATGCAAAAATAATGGAAGAAGTTCCTGAATCTACGGCGCAAATCAGAGAATATCTTGAAAATGTTGAAATAGAATATGTACCTATGGATTAA
- the budA gene encoding acetolactate decarboxylase: MNILKRTTLVLFFSCILITPFNPAYAEETIYQYSTIDSLLMGNYDGDLSVSELKNHGDFGIGTFNGLNGEMVFLDNEVYRVESNGKAVAVNDSTCIPFVDALNFKTDSILKLDSVHSLEDLNQKVAEDLPSANLFFAIRIDGRFKTMRTRSVPAQKKPYLPLVEVVKNQSLFKFTEIEGTLIGIKSPVYMKGIGVPGFHWHFITKDRTAGGHVLGCSFKKLTAKVGSYNNLLLQLPTTKAFLDSNFTHDKEKELKKVEKDSIRE, from the coding sequence ATGAACATATTAAAAAGAACTACTCTGGTACTCTTTTTCAGCTGTATTTTAATTACTCCATTTAATCCTGCCTATGCAGAAGAAACAATATATCAATATTCAACAATTGATTCCTTGTTAATGGGCAACTACGATGGAGATTTATCTGTTTCAGAGCTTAAAAACCACGGAGACTTCGGAATTGGAACATTTAATGGTTTAAACGGCGAGATGGTATTTCTTGATAACGAAGTATACCGGGTGGAATCTAATGGTAAAGCCGTTGCTGTGAATGATTCTACATGTATTCCTTTTGTTGACGCTTTAAATTTCAAAACAGATTCTATACTTAAATTAGACTCTGTTCATTCACTTGAAGACTTAAATCAAAAAGTTGCTGAAGATCTACCTTCAGCAAATCTTTTCTTTGCCATCCGCATAGACGGCAGATTCAAAACAATGCGAACACGAAGTGTTCCAGCACAGAAAAAACCGTACCTCCCACTTGTTGAAGTTGTAAAAAATCAAAGTTTATTTAAATTTACCGAAATAGAAGGAACTCTTATAGGGATCAAAAGCCCTGTCTATATGAAAGGAATAGGTGTTCCCGGATTCCACTGGCACTTTATTACTAAAGATCGCACCGCAGGTGGGCATGTACTGGGTTGCAGCTTCAAAAAACTTACCGCAAAGGTAGGATCTTACAACAATTTACTCTTACAACTTCCAACAACAAAAGCTTTTTTAGATTCAAATTTTACTCATGACAAAGAAAAAGAACTAAAAAAAGTAGAAAAAGATTCTATTAGAGAGTAA
- a CDS encoding chemotaxis protein CheD, whose protein sequence is MDFKNSDIPHVFLHTGDAFIGVRPTIVSTVLGSCVSISMFSSQLKQGAICHAFLPSRKEIDPDKQVSVQICRYVDTAVDYLLECMIRIGAKQSKLEVKIFGGSSGLTASHVRAPNLFSVGDRNVKTALKCLKEKGLHPKAMDVGGNVGRKILFATHSGDIWLKRLDKQTLLKNNLSPHG, encoded by the coding sequence ATGGATTTTAAAAACTCCGACATACCCCATGTCTTTCTCCACACCGGAGATGCATTCATCGGAGTAAGACCAACAATAGTTTCTACGGTGCTAGGCTCTTGTGTCTCTATTTCGATGTTTTCATCGCAATTGAAACAAGGTGCAATATGTCACGCCTTTTTGCCATCAAGAAAAGAAATAGATCCAGACAAGCAGGTATCTGTCCAAATTTGTCGGTATGTAGATACGGCTGTAGACTATTTATTGGAATGTATGATCCGTATCGGAGCGAAGCAATCAAAACTTGAAGTAAAAATATTCGGAGGTTCCAGTGGGCTGACGGCATCACATGTACGGGCTCCAAACCTTTTTTCTGTCGGTGATAGAAATGTTAAAACAGCTCTAAAATGCTTAAAAGAAAAAGGACTTCACCCTAAAGCCATGGATGTCGGCGGGAATGTCGGAAGAAAAATTTTATTTGCTACGCACAGCGGCGATATTTGGCTTAAAAGGCTTGATAAACAGACCTTACTTAAAAACAATTTATCTCCACACGGATAA
- a CDS encoding STAS domain-containing protein gives MELSNKKVEEALVVGLKGRLDALTSPSFEETICQFIKKGDTKIVLDLGELEYISSAGLRAILSTAKRLKADNGAIAFANITGMISEVFEISGFGSMFNLYSSTLLAAKDIS, from the coding sequence ATGGAACTCAGTAATAAAAAAGTTGAAGAGGCACTTGTTGTTGGGCTAAAGGGTAGACTTGACGCGCTGACTTCTCCAAGTTTTGAAGAAACAATATGCCAATTTATTAAAAAGGGAGACACAAAAATTGTTCTGGATCTTGGTGAACTTGAATATATTTCCAGCGCAGGTTTACGGGCCATTCTCTCCACTGCTAAACGACTAAAAGCTGATAACGGAGCCATTGCCTTTGCTAATATTACAGGGATGATAAGTGAAGTTTTCGAAATTTCCGGATTCGGATCGATGTTCAACCTTTACAGTTCTACCCTGCTCGCCGCAAAAGACATTTCTTAA
- a CDS encoding MFS transporter, which produces MTKPAFASRKMYIFLLVLTITTTIGFQGWRTLLNNFAVDVAGLNGGQFGTIGSIREIPGFLSLFVIYFLFLIKEHRLASLSVILMGIGISLTGFMPSFMGIAFTTILMSFGFHYYETLNQSLTLQYFNFTEAPIVMGRLKSLGAATNICVGVVIFAVSGIFSYTEMFIVAGAVAILGGIYCSFQDPSSTGMPLQHKKMILKSKYWLFYALTFMAGARRQIFVAFAVFLLVKKFGYSIQEITALFVINNIINYFLNPAIARAVNKYGERKILSIEYACLIFIFTAYAFTTSPLVGAMLYIMDNIVFGFSMGIRTFFQKIADKKDIAPSMAVGFTINHIAAVAIPILAGIAWMQDYRIVFISAAVLATFSLILVQFIDRELKTKMN; this is translated from the coding sequence GTGACTAAACCTGCCTTTGCTTCTCGCAAAATGTATATCTTTCTTCTTGTCCTGACCATAACTACGACAATAGGTTTTCAGGGCTGGAGAACTCTTTTAAACAACTTCGCAGTAGATGTCGCTGGTTTAAACGGCGGACAATTTGGAACAATAGGCTCAATCCGTGAAATACCCGGATTCCTATCCTTATTTGTAATCTATTTTCTTTTCCTGATTAAAGAACACAGATTGGCTTCACTTTCTGTTATTCTCATGGGTATAGGGATTTCACTGACAGGATTTATGCCTTCCTTCATGGGCATTGCCTTCACGACCATACTAATGTCATTCGGCTTTCATTATTATGAAACGCTTAATCAGTCTTTGACCCTGCAATATTTCAACTTTACAGAAGCCCCTATTGTAATGGGCAGGCTTAAAAGTCTCGGAGCCGCAACGAATATTTGTGTCGGTGTGGTAATTTTCGCAGTTTCAGGTATTTTCAGCTACACAGAAATGTTTATCGTGGCAGGAGCCGTTGCTATCTTAGGTGGTATTTACTGCTCTTTTCAAGATCCCTCGTCCACCGGAATGCCGCTTCAGCACAAAAAAATGATTCTAAAATCAAAATACTGGCTTTTCTACGCGTTAACCTTCATGGCAGGAGCAAGACGGCAGATTTTTGTTGCATTTGCAGTATTTTTGCTGGTTAAAAAATTCGGTTACAGCATTCAGGAAATTACAGCCTTATTTGTAATAAATAATATTATTAACTACTTCTTAAATCCGGCAATTGCCAGAGCAGTTAATAAGTACGGAGAAAGGAAAATACTGAGTATTGAATATGCATGTCTGATTTTTATTTTTACAGCCTATGCTTTCACAACCAGTCCTCTGGTCGGAGCAATGCTTTACATTATGGACAACATAGTCTTCGGCTTCTCTATGGGTATTCGTACCTTCTTCCAAAAAATTGCTGACAAAAAAGATATTGCTCCAAGTATGGCTGTGGGATTTACCATCAACCACATTGCAGCCGTAGCTATTCCGATTCTTGCTGGGATTGCGTGGATGCAGGACTACCGCATAGTTTTTATCAGTGCGGCAGTCCTGGCAACATTCTCACTGATCCTCGTTCAATTTATTGACAGAGAGCTCAAAACAAAAATGAATTAA
- a CDS encoding M48 family metallopeptidase gives MCDFPPPYSVRVSARAKNVIIKLIPDKGLEVVIPKGVSKKEVPKFLERKREWILSAISHLEGKGFSLSPPKLVLPESIFFAANGTEIFIHRVRTRKSGLHVRKNVDKLMLSGTGWTEQEDLTALTEFVRKQARSFLSAEITTLSKALGMDFKKLFIRSQRKRWGSCSSKGNINLNMKLMFLPYHLVRYVIIHELCHTVHLNHSLQYWQLVKQVEPDFQLLEKELGEASHLVPDWINF, from the coding sequence ATGTGTGATTTTCCGCCTCCGTATTCTGTACGGGTAAGTGCGAGGGCGAAAAATGTTATCATTAAACTGATCCCTGATAAGGGATTAGAAGTGGTTATTCCCAAAGGAGTAAGCAAAAAAGAAGTTCCTAAGTTTTTGGAAAGAAAGAGAGAATGGATTTTATCCGCAATCAGTCATCTTGAAGGTAAAGGGTTTTCACTTTCTCCGCCAAAACTTGTTTTGCCTGAGAGTATATTTTTTGCAGCCAATGGGACTGAAATTTTTATTCACAGGGTGCGGACCAGAAAATCCGGTTTGCATGTCCGTAAAAATGTAGACAAATTGATGTTAAGCGGAACTGGTTGGACAGAGCAGGAAGACCTTACTGCTTTGACAGAATTTGTGCGCAAGCAGGCTCGTTCTTTTTTATCAGCTGAAATAACGACTCTTTCTAAAGCACTTGGTATGGATTTTAAAAAACTCTTTATCAGATCACAGCGAAAACGGTGGGGTAGTTGTTCATCAAAAGGCAATATCAATCTTAATATGAAGCTTATGTTTTTACCTTATCACTTGGTCCGCTATGTGATTATCCATGAGCTTTGTCATACTGTTCACCTGAATCACTCGCTTCAATACTGGCAACTTGTTAAGCAGGTTGAACCGGATTTTCAGTTGCTTGAGAAAGAGCTTGGCGAGGCAAGTCATCTCGTTCCAGATTGGATTAATTTTTAG